The following coding sequences are from one Lolium rigidum isolate FL_2022 chromosome 6, APGP_CSIRO_Lrig_0.1, whole genome shotgun sequence window:
- the LOC124659476 gene encoding zinc finger CCCH domain-containing protein 12-like has translation MDEAGRAPAPAVVTVTASAAAPSPPAPPPPPPATATADTGTPSPDPDALYQEGMWDQMAMSSGATMQQGPYPERPGEPDCTYYLRTGLCRFGLSCRFNHPPDRNMAIASARIKGEYPERVGQPECQYYLKTGTCKFGPTCKFHHPREKAGIQGMAQLNSLGYPLRPNERECAYYLKTGQCKYGNTCKFNHPELFNAVPSSRGSPIYPSVHTSGSTGPHSYTGTTMASWAYPRGSFVPSPRWQGASNYAPMIVPQGLVQVPSWNSYPGQILPVSSSESRLQSPGAQQYYGTSRQGEGSAGNQGMLSPYRSSSFPVPQYALQRENVFPERPDQPECIYYIKTGDCKFGAVCKFHHPRVRSQPSPDCVLSPMGLPLRPGEELCKFYSRYGICKFGVNCKFDHPMATPVGVYAYGYSASASPNAPTARRLLESPSGSASYPS, from the exons ATGGACGAAGCCGGAAGGGCCCCCGCTCCCGCGGTGGTGACCGTcacggcctccgccgccgcgccctcgcctcccgctccccctcccccgccccctgccaccgccaccgccgacaCCGGCACGCCCTCGCCCGACCCCGATGCTCTCTATCAAG AGGGGATGTGGGACCAGATGGCCATGAGCAGCGGCGCCACTATGCAACAGGGCCCATATCCTGAGCGGCCGGGGGAACCCGACTGCACTTACTACCTCAGGACTGGATTGTGTAGGTTCGGCTTGAGCTGCAGGTTCAATCACCCTCCTGATAGGAATATG GCTATTGCCTCTGCTAGAATCAAAGGAGAATATCCTGAGAGGGTGGGACAACCAGAATGTCAG TACTATCTGAAGACTGGAACATGCAAGTTTGGGCCTACATGTAAATTCCATCATCCCAGAGAAAAGGCTGGGATCCAGGGAATGGCACAGCTAAACTCATTAGGATACCCACTTCGACCG AATGAAAGGGAGTGTGCATACTACTTAAAAACGGGACAGTGTAAATACGGGAATACATGTAAATTTAACCACCCAGAACTTTTCAATGCGGTGCCTTCCTCGCGTGGTTCCCCTATTTATCCTTCTGTACATACCTCTGGAAGCACTGGTCCACATTCCTATACTGGAACTACTATGGCCAGCTGGGCTTATCCAAGAGGTTCTTTCGTTCCAAGCCCTCGATGGCAAGGTGCTTCAAATTATGCACCGATGATTGTACCACAAGGTCTTGTTCAAGTACCAAGCTGGAATTCATATCCT GGACAAATACTACCTGTTTCATCTTCCGAGAGTCGACTTCAGTCTCCAGGAGCTCAACAATACTATGGAACTTCTCGACAAGGTGAAGGTAGTGCTGGCAATCAGGGAATGCTCTCACCCTACAGATCCAGCTCGTTTCCTGTACCTCAGTATGCGCTTCAGAGAGAGAATGTATTTCCCGAGAGACCTGATCAACCAGAATGCATATACTACATAAAGACTGGAGATTGTAAGTTTGGTGCAGTTTGCAAGTTCCATCATCCCCGGGTGCGATCACAACCTTCCCCAGACTGTGTGTTGAGCCCAATGGGTCTTCCACTACGCCCA GGGGAAGAGCTCTGCAAATTCTATTCCCGTTATGGCATCTGCAAGTTCGGCGTAAACTGCAAGTTTGACCACCCAATGGCTACTCCGGTTGGCGTCTATGCGTATGGCTACTCCGCCTCGGCTTCACCTAACGCGCCTACTGCCCGGCGCCTCCTGGAGTCCCCCTCTGGATCTGCCTCGTACCCATCCTAG